Proteins found in one Pelmatolapia mariae isolate MD_Pm_ZW linkage group LG7, Pm_UMD_F_2, whole genome shotgun sequence genomic segment:
- the lysmd4 gene encoding lysM and putative peptidoglycan-binding domain-containing protein 4, producing MWRGENGPRAFQAPVDVHASADGQVYMFRRKTNECAASSDDDEELGVMELRPRAFQDQEDRLKNVQLLEREVLADDNLSKLALQYGCKVADIKRVNNLMQEQDLFALKSIKIPVQQHSFLTETFSNPSDSQEEMPHASQTPVEPQNKARAQPHIQEATDFLMEVDNDINKLIQTTTDQDEEFLDNSQKQQNFGFKGQRRTSYGADWGINWWNAVVAMLLIGIVLPLFYTIYYYYCYYFKMKGALHQNNTSHASNSSLSTIRDKDLHESG from the exons ATGTGGCGGGGGGAGAATGGTCCGCGGGCTTTCCAGGCCCCAGTGGATGTTCACGCCAGTGCAGATGGCCAGGTCTATATGTTTAGGaggaaaacaaatgaatgtGCTGCATCTtcagatgatgatgaggaaCTCGGTGTCATGGAGTTGAGACCACGGGCTTTCCAGGACCAGGAGGACAGACTGAAAAATGTCCAGCTGCTGGAGCGGGAAGTGTTAGCTGATGATAATCTCAGCAAGCTTGCACTGCAATATGGCTGCAAG GTAGCCGATATAAAGCGGGTGAACAACCTAATGCAGGAACAAGATCTATTTGCactgaaatccatcaaaatACCAGTTCAGCAACACAGCTTCTTAACTGAAACTTTCTCAAATCCGAGTGATTCTCAAGAAGAAATGCCCCATGCTTCTCAAACACCAGTGGAGCCTCAGAACAAAGCGAGAGCCCAGCCTCATATACAAGAGGCCACAGACTTTCTCATGGAGGTGGATAATGATATAAACAAACTAATTCAAACCACAACTGATCAAGATGAGGAATTTTTGGATAACTcgcagaaacaacagaattttggGTTCAAAGGACAGCGTCGGACCAGTTATGGTGCTGACTGGGGAATCAACTGGTGGAATGCTGTAGTTGCCATGCTCCTGATAGGCATCGTCCTTCCATTATTTTAcacaatttattattattattgttattattttaaaatgaaaggtGCTCTACACCAAAACAACACATCACATGCCTCAAATTCAAGCCTCAGTACAATAAGGGATAAGGATCTTCACGAATCAGGATAG